A portion of the Candidatus Pristimantibacillus lignocellulolyticus genome contains these proteins:
- a CDS encoding FGGY-family carbohydrate kinase, translating into MNHVDLKEAITKGETSLGIEFGSTRIKAVLIDRRFETIATGSYEWENSLKDGYWTYNQEDIITGLQTAYRELKQGVESSYGVTVRTVGSIGFSGMMHGYMAFDSMGELLVPFRTWRNATTGAAAKELTDLFQINIPERWSIAHLYQAILNQEEHVPHIDFVTTLAGYIHWLLTGNKVIGIGDASGIFPIDESTHNYHPTMVKQFDALIADKGYPWKFNDLFPKVSLSGEQAGELTAEGALILDPTGDLQSGILLCPPEGDAGTGMVATNSVKKRTGNISVGTSVFAMIVLEKELSKVYPEIDMVTTPDGSPVGMVHANNCSSDLNAWMGLFREFSDAMGFNVTSDKLFSVLLNKSLEADADGSGLLSYGYLSGENITGLDKGRPLFVRSPESNFNLANFMRTHLFTAFGALKLGMDILTENEQVAIDSILAHGGLFKTPVVGQKALAAALSVPVSVMSTAGEGGAWGMALLASYMTNKDQEENLSDFLEYKVFKDAEGQEIAPEEADVKGFQTFIKRYKAGLAIEQAAVDHLLENGRD; encoded by the coding sequence ATGAATCATGTAGACTTGAAAGAAGCGATAACCAAAGGAGAAACTTCACTCGGTATTGAATTTGGATCTACCCGAATTAAAGCGGTATTGATCGATCGTCGTTTCGAAACCATCGCAACAGGAAGTTATGAGTGGGAAAATTCGTTAAAAGATGGCTATTGGACGTACAACCAGGAGGATATAATAACAGGTCTCCAAACTGCTTATCGTGAACTGAAACAGGGAGTAGAAAGTAGTTACGGAGTCACTGTCCGGACTGTCGGTTCAATCGGATTTTCCGGTATGATGCACGGCTATATGGCATTCGACAGCATGGGGGAACTGTTAGTTCCGTTTCGTACTTGGCGTAATGCAACAACCGGAGCGGCAGCAAAAGAATTAACGGACTTGTTCCAAATTAATATTCCCGAGCGCTGGAGTATCGCTCATTTATACCAAGCCATATTGAACCAAGAGGAGCATGTGCCTCACATTGATTTCGTAACGACGCTGGCAGGATATATTCATTGGCTGCTGACCGGCAATAAAGTGATTGGTATTGGAGATGCTTCTGGCATCTTTCCTATAGATGAGTCAACCCATAATTACCATCCAACGATGGTTAAACAATTCGATGCATTAATCGCGGACAAAGGTTATCCGTGGAAGTTTAATGATCTATTTCCTAAAGTATCTCTCTCCGGTGAGCAAGCTGGTGAGCTTACGGCGGAGGGGGCTTTAATTCTGGATCCGACTGGCGATTTGCAATCCGGTATTCTGCTCTGTCCTCCAGAAGGTGATGCCGGTACAGGCATGGTAGCGACGAATAGTGTTAAAAAGCGTACTGGCAATATTTCCGTAGGCACTTCCGTTTTTGCGATGATTGTGTTGGAGAAAGAATTGTCCAAGGTTTATCCGGAGATCGATATGGTCACGACGCCGGACGGTAGTCCAGTCGGCATGGTGCATGCCAACAACTGCTCCAGCGATCTTAACGCGTGGATGGGATTGTTTCGTGAATTCTCCGACGCGATGGGGTTCAATGTTACTTCGGACAAATTATTCAGCGTACTGTTGAACAAGTCTCTCGAAGCTGATGCGGATGGGAGTGGTTTACTTAGCTATGGTTATCTCTCGGGCGAAAATATTACGGGATTGGATAAAGGACGGCCGTTGTTCGTTCGCTCGCCTGAAAGCAATTTTAATCTAGCTAACTTCATGCGGACACATCTATTCACGGCTTTCGGAGCGTTGAAGCTTGGAATGGATATTTTGACGGAAAACGAACAGGTGGCCATAGATAGCATCTTGGCTCACGGCGGCCTATTCAAGACCCCAGTTGTTGGACAAAAAGCTTTGGCGGCTGCGTTGAGTGTGCCGGTCTCGGTCATGTCCACGGCTGGCGAAGGCGGGGCATGGGGCATGGCACTTCTGGCTTCTTACATGACCAATAAAGATCAAGAAGAGAATTTATCAGATTTCCTTGAGTATAAAGTGTTTAAGGATGCCGAAGGTCAAGAGATAGCTCCGGAAGAAGCGGATGTTAAAGGGTTCCAAACATTTATCAAACGATATAAAGCAGGGCTTGCCATTGAACAAGCCGCAGTAGACCATCTGCTAGAGAATGGGAGGGATTAA
- a CDS encoding 3-hydroxyacyl-CoA dehydrogenase yields the protein MNYKNISVAGSGVLGSQIAFQIAFKGFNVSVYDINDEALQRAKERYVDLKQRYQEDLRVTEEEVNAAYDRISFNSNLSKAVAEADLVIEAIPEVVQMKIDFYKELGKAAPEKTNFATNSSTLLPSQFAEATGRPEKFLALHFANEIWKNNTAEIMKHPGTNMKVFDEVVEFAKAIGMVALPLHKEQPGYILNSLLVPLLEAAQLLLIKEVADVETIDKTWMVATKAPLGPFAILDVVGINTAYNIGLAKATATGNQDFEKVANLLKSEYIDKGKLGRATGEGFYKYPNPNFAKPEFLKS from the coding sequence ATGAATTATAAAAATATTAGTGTTGCTGGTAGTGGTGTGTTAGGGAGTCAGATCGCATTCCAAATTGCTTTCAAAGGATTCAATGTATCGGTATATGACATTAATGATGAAGCATTACAACGTGCTAAAGAAAGATATGTGGATTTGAAGCAACGCTATCAAGAAGATTTAAGAGTTACGGAGGAAGAGGTCAATGCAGCATATGATCGCATTTCTTTTAACTCTAATTTATCAAAGGCAGTTGCAGAAGCTGATCTTGTAATTGAAGCAATTCCTGAGGTTGTTCAGATGAAAATAGATTTCTACAAGGAGTTAGGGAAAGCAGCTCCTGAGAAAACTAATTTTGCAACGAACTCCTCGACGTTATTACCAAGTCAATTTGCGGAAGCAACAGGACGACCTGAGAAATTTTTAGCGCTGCACTTTGCGAATGAAATATGGAAAAACAATACGGCAGAAATTATGAAGCATCCGGGAACGAATATGAAAGTTTTTGATGAAGTCGTAGAATTTGCAAAAGCCATCGGGATGGTTGCGTTACCTTTACACAAAGAGCAACCGGGCTATATTTTGAATTCATTATTAGTACCTCTATTGGAAGCTGCCCAGCTCCTCTTGATAAAAGAAGTTGCTGATGTAGAAACAATCGATAAAACTTGGATGGTAGCAACAAAAGCACCCCTTGGTCCTTTTGCTATTTTGGATGTTGTAGGAATCAATACTGCTTATAATATTGGACTTGCAAAAGCGACAGCAACAGGTAATCAAGATTTTGAAAAAGTGGCTAATCTATTGAAATCAGAATACATCGATAAAGGAAAGCTTGGAAGAGCAACTGGAGAAGGATTTTATAAATACCCTAATCCTAATTTCGCAAAACCAGAGTTTTTAAAAAGTTAA
- a CDS encoding GntR family transcriptional regulator: MKPKYQLIIDDIKSYILSGTYKAGEKIPSEYELQENYNVSRQTVRKAILELSNEGFLRSERGSGTYVSSQYRSRTGAKTNNKTIGVITTYISDYIFPSIIRGIESRLNEDNYSLLLASTNNDISQEKKALEMMLSYGVDGLIIEPTRSNVYNPNIAYYLSFKEQEVPLVMINAYYEELEVPYFCLDDVQSSYLATQELINKGHSQIGIIAKMDDLQGKFRMKGFIKALGEAKLRFQQEHVLSFDTSSKSDLSANLEVYLNNNRDELTALVCYNDEVGLEVVHVCGKLGISIPDDLSIIGQDNSYISKNANIKLTTLTHPQEQMGRDAADWVIKNLQGKKDLPTNTYYQPVLIEGETIKVIELE, from the coding sequence ATGAAGCCAAAGTACCAGCTCATTATTGATGATATTAAAAGTTATATCCTCTCGGGAACATATAAAGCAGGCGAGAAAATCCCTTCAGAATATGAATTACAGGAAAATTATAACGTTAGTCGGCAGACAGTTCGAAAGGCCATTCTAGAATTATCGAACGAGGGATTCCTGCGGAGCGAGCGGGGATCTGGCACGTACGTCAGCAGCCAATATCGGTCCAGAACGGGTGCAAAAACAAATAATAAAACAATCGGCGTCATTACGACCTATATCTCGGATTACATCTTCCCCTCAATTATCCGCGGCATTGAAAGCCGATTAAATGAAGATAATTATTCATTACTGTTAGCCAGTACAAATAATGATATCTCTCAGGAAAAAAAAGCGTTGGAAATGATGTTGTCCTACGGAGTGGATGGACTGATTATAGAACCTACCAGAAGCAATGTATACAACCCTAATATCGCCTACTACCTGTCTTTTAAGGAGCAGGAGGTGCCATTGGTGATGATCAATGCCTATTATGAAGAGTTGGAAGTTCCTTACTTCTGTCTGGATGACGTGCAATCCAGCTATCTGGCAACTCAGGAGCTTATAAACAAAGGACATTCCCAGATCGGCATCATCGCGAAAATGGATGATTTGCAAGGGAAGTTTAGAATGAAGGGTTTTATCAAGGCACTTGGGGAAGCCAAATTACGGTTCCAGCAGGAGCATGTGCTTTCATTTGATACGTCGTCAAAGTCAGACCTATCTGCTAACTTGGAAGTGTATTTGAACAACAATCGAGATGAATTGACTGCACTTGTGTGTTACAACGACGAGGTAGGCTTGGAAGTTGTACATGTCTGTGGAAAACTGGGAATTTCCATTCCTGATGATCTATCAATCATTGGTCAGGACAATTCCTATATCTCCAAAAACGCGAATATCAAATTAACAACGCTAACACATCCCCAAGAACAAATGGGACGCGATGCAGCAGACTGGGTCATTAAAAATTTACAAGGCAAAAAAGACTTGCCTACCAACACCTACTACCAGCCCGTATTAATTGAGGGTGAAACAATTAAAGTGATCGAATTGGAATAG
- a CDS encoding SMI1/KNR4 family protein, which produces MKDALMERLKIFLHREDNRTLVGIPASQEEIFKAQQLLNVIFHEDYVNFIKTFGGAYAGLAIHAFSNGSSLGNETVVELTLGFREQFKELPLAEVLQNSYVISMDGSGDPIIMNQAGKVFICYHDTGEIKLLADSFEKLIEENFFEW; this is translated from the coding sequence ATGAAAGATGCATTAATGGAGAGATTGAAGATTTTTCTCCATCGTGAAGACAATAGAACTCTAGTAGGTATTCCGGCGAGCCAAGAGGAAATTTTTAAGGCCCAGCAACTGCTGAATGTAATCTTTCATGAGGACTACGTAAACTTTATCAAGACGTTTGGGGGAGCATATGCAGGTCTTGCGATACATGCATTCTCTAACGGCTCTAGTCTCGGAAATGAAACGGTTGTTGAATTGACACTGGGGTTTCGAGAGCAATTCAAGGAACTTCCTTTGGCAGAGGTTTTACAAAATAGTTATGTCATTTCCATGGATGGGTCCGGCGATCCAATTATTATGAATCAGGCAGGAAAGGTGTTTATCTGTTATCACGATACCGGGGAGATCAAGTTATTAGCGGATTCTTTCGAGAAATTGATTGAAGAAAACTTTTTTGAATGGTAA